A part of Escherichia marmotae genomic DNA contains:
- the pabB gene encoding aminodeoxychorismate synthase component 1 yields MKTLSPAVITLPWRQDAAEFYFSRLSHLPWAMLLHSGYADHPHSRFDIVVADPVCTLTTHGNETVVCEGETRTTTTDDPLKVLQQALEHANIHPLHNGNLPFQGGVLGLFGYDLGRRFESLPELALRDINLPDMAVGIYDWALIVDNQHRVVSLLSHNDVNARLAWLENQQITPQGDFTLTSAWQSNMSREQYGEKFRQVQEYLHSGDCYQVNLAQRFQATYSGDEWLAFVKLNQANRAPFSAFLRLEQGAILSLSPERFILCADGEIQTRPIKGTLPRLADPQEDSKQAEKLANSPKDRAENLMIVDLMRNDIGRVAVAGSVKVPELFVVEPFPAVHHLVSTITARLPEQLHASDLLRAAFPGGSITGAPKVRAMEIIDELEPQRRNAWCGSIGYLSFCGNMDTSITIRTLTAVNGQIYCSAGGGIVADSQEEAEYQETFDKVNRILKQLEK; encoded by the coding sequence ATGAAGACGTTATCTCCCGCTGTGATTACTTTACCCTGGCGTCAGGACGCCGCTGAATTTTATTTCTCCCGCTTGAGCCACTTGCCGTGGGCGATGCTTTTGCACTCCGGCTATGCCGATCATCCGCATAGTCGGTTTGATATTGTGGTGGCAGACCCCGTTTGCACCTTAACAACTCACGGTAATGAAACCGTGGTGTGTGAAGGAGAAACCCGTACAACGACCACTGATGACCCGCTAAAGGTACTCCAACAGGCGCTGGAGCATGCAAACATTCACCCGTTGCATAATGGTAATTTGCCATTTCAGGGTGGCGTACTGGGTTTATTTGGCTATGACCTGGGCCGCCGTTTTGAGTCCCTGCCGGAATTGGCGCTGAGAGATATCAACCTTCCTGATATGGCGGTAGGTATCTACGACTGGGCGTTGATTGTCGACAACCAGCACCGGGTTGTTTCTTTGCTGAGTCATAATGATGTCAATGCCCGTCTGGCGTGGCTGGAAAACCAGCAAATTACACCGCAGGGTGATTTCACGCTAACCTCTGCCTGGCAATCTAATATGAGCCGCGAACAGTATGGCGAGAAATTTCGCCAGGTGCAGGAATATCTGCACAGCGGCGATTGTTACCAGGTGAATCTTGCCCAGCGTTTTCAAGCTACCTATTCTGGTGATGAGTGGCTGGCGTTCGTTAAACTCAACCAGGCCAACCGTGCACCATTTAGTGCCTTCCTGCGCCTGGAGCAAGGTGCGATTTTAAGCCTCTCGCCAGAACGTTTTATTCTTTGTGCTGATGGTGAGATCCAGACCCGTCCGATTAAAGGCACTCTGCCGCGTCTGGCCGATCCTCAGGAAGATAGCAAACAGGCAGAAAAACTGGCGAACTCACCGAAAGATCGCGCCGAAAACCTGATGATTGTCGATTTAATGCGTAATGATATTGGCCGTGTTGCCGTCGCAGGTTCGGTAAAAGTGCCGGAGCTGTTCGTGGTGGAGCCCTTCCCTGCAGTGCATCATCTGGTCAGCACCATAACGGCACGCCTTCCCGAGCAGTTGCATGCCAGCGATCTGCTGCGCGCGGCTTTTCCCGGAGGCTCAATCACCGGCGCACCGAAAGTACGGGCAATGGAAATTATCGACGAACTGGAACCTCAGCGACGCAACGCCTGGTGTGGCAGCATTGGCTATTTAAGTTTTTGCGGCAATATGGACACCAGCATCACTATCCGCACCCTGACCGCGGTTAACGGGCAAATTTACTGCTCTGCGGGCGGCGGTATTGTCGCCGATAGCCAGGAAGAGGCGGAATATCAGGAAACTTTTGATAAAGTTAATCGTATTCTGAAGCAACTGGAGAAGTAA
- a CDS encoding YoaH family protein, protein MFAGLPSLTHEQQQKAVERIQELMAQGMSSGQAIALVAEELRANHSGERIVARFEDEDE, encoded by the coding sequence ATGTTTGCAGGTTTACCTTCACTCACCCATGAACAGCAGCAAAAAGCCGTTGAGCGGATTCAGGAATTGATGGCACAGGGGATGAGCAGCGGTCAGGCAATCGCACTGGTAGCCGAAGAGTTACGCGCCAACCATTCCGGCGAACGGATTGTGGCGCGTTTTGAGGATGAAGACGAGTAA